The following is a genomic window from Deltaproteobacteria bacterium.
GCGATCGAAGAAGTTCCGGCGCGCCAACTCCTCGTCCTGAGCCGCCTCCCACTCAGCGCGCTGCACCACCAGCTGTGCGTTGGGAATCGTGGCATTGCCGCCGGCGTGGTCGAAGTGGAAGTGGGAGTTGACCAAGTAGCGGATCGCGCCGGCATCGACGTCGAGGGCCGCCAGCCGCGCCGCGGCTTCTTCGCCGGGATGGAATTCGATGTCGAAGAGCTTGGCCACTACCCCGAGGCGTCCGGCCGGATCGGTTTGCGCCGCCGGGTGCATGCCGCTGTCGAAGAGCACCTTGCCTTGCGGATGGTCGATCAAGAAACAGGGGATCGGCACTCGCAAGCGGCCCGGCTCACCGGCCAGAAAGCCTGAGGCGCTGCCGGTCACCCAGCCGCAGGTCATCGCGAACAATCGCACCGCCATGTGGCTATTCCTTCAAGTTACATTAACCGTCTCATGCGCGGCGACCTCGAGCGAGAGGCCGCGGGTCTCGTCGACGAACAGCCCGAACAGAATCGCACTCGGCACTGACAGCAGCGCCAGGTACCCGACCACATTGGAGAGGCCGCCCAGCCGTTGGGCCAGCAAGGCGATCGTCGTTTGCGAGCTGACCGCGGCGAGGGCGTTGATCAGGGTGAACCAGCCGATCATGGTACCGCGCAGCTCGGTCGGGAAGAGTTCGGTGGCGGTGGTGTTGCCCGCCACCATGGCGGCGTTAACGGCGACGGTGAACCAGGCATAGGCGGTGCCCAGCCACAGCGCGGCGAGGGCGAAGTCGGCCGGCGGCCCCCAGTAATACCACAGCGCTCCGATGGCCGAGAGCAGGCCGGAGCTGACCAGCGTCGGCACCCGCCCCAGCCGCTCGCAGGCCCAGGCGCCGAGCGGAAAGCCGGCCATGCCGACGCCGCCGCCAAGTATGAGCACGACCACGCTGGTTTGCCCGGGCGTGAGGCCGACCACCGACACCGCATGATAATAGCCCCAGCCATTGGCGGCCGTGCCCGCCATCGTAGCCAGGAAGGCGCAGACCAGGATCGGCATACTGCGGCGCCGATGCTGAACGGCGAAGACGTCGTAGAAGCGGGTGGTGCTCGTGGTACCGCGCGGCGGCACGCTGCCAGCGCTGGCTTTCCGGCAGCGCACGCGCCACTGTGGGGAGCGCCGCCAACCCAGCTACCACTGCCGCCACCAAGAGCCAGCGCCAGGAATAGC
Proteins encoded in this region:
- a CDS encoding N-acyl homoserine lactonase family protein, translated to MAVRLFAMTCGWVTGSASGFLAGEPGRLRVPIPCFLIDHPQGKVLFDSGMHPAAQTDPAGRLGVVAKLFDIEFHPGEEAAARLAALDVDAGAIRYLVNSHFHFDHAGGNATIPNAQLVVQRAEWEAAQDEELARRNFFDRADFDTGHDRLLVDGEHDLFGDGRVLCLPTFGHTSGHQSLRLQLDSGEVVLTGDACYLRRTLEQLHLPSVVFDEQAMLDSLRRLRALRDRGARIFYGHDPEFWASVPQAPTAIA